In one Rutidosis leptorrhynchoides isolate AG116_Rl617_1_P2 chromosome 8, CSIRO_AGI_Rlap_v1, whole genome shotgun sequence genomic region, the following are encoded:
- the LOC139863193 gene encoding uncharacterized protein → MKQVWKIITKKVSIWWQWVNLVKLKGVEFWDIGYQSNDSWGWRQMLRLRDIMKPHVHIDTNGEFWWRTSNNKLKPYSSNLVWKDLRDNVAKVEWYHVVWYPQITPKHAFISWLAVQQRLLTQDRLMKWYPHEVFKCNFCGKHEDSHSHLFFKCEFTSQVWGKTKSLIVYKGLHNDLLSIVHDFAKYTVVKDIRNISNKIAIAAAVYFVWMERNRRQFMKLMKSVDEVFQDIREYIRVKLVSIKVRSTSNVHQIASLCDLVIVGNSLQLM, encoded by the coding sequence ATGAAACAAGTCTGGAAGATCATTACTAAAAAAGTTTCAATCTGGTGGCAATGGGTTAATTTGGTGAAGTTAAAAggggttgaattttgggatatagGGTATCAGTCAAATGATAGTTGGGGTTGGAGACAGATGTTAAGATTAAGGGATATTATGAAGCCTCATGTTCATATTGATACTAACGGTGAATTCTGGTGGAGAACTAGTAACAATAAACTGAAGCCTTACTCTTCTAACCTAGTGTGGAAAGATCTAAGGGACAATGTTGCTAAGGTGGAATGGTATCATGTTGTATGGTACCCACAAATCACCCCAAAACATGCCTTTATAAGTTGGTTAGCTGTGCAACAGAGACTGCTTACCCAAGACAGGCTTATGAAATGGTATCCTCATGAGGTATTCAAGTGTAATTTCTGTGGTAAACATGAAGATTCTCATTCACACTTGTTTTTTAAATGTGAATTTACAAGTCAAGTTTGGGGAAAAACAAAGAGCTTGATTGTGTATAAAGGACTGCACAATGATCTATTGAGTATTGTTCATGATTTTGCTAAGTACACTGTAGTTAAGGACATCAgaaatatttcaaataaaattgcAATTGCAGCAGCTGTTTATTTTGTGTGGATGGAAAGGAATAGAAGACAGTTTATGAAGCTGATGAAATCTGTTGATGAAGTGTTTCAGGATATCAGAGAATATATTCGAGTTAAATTGGTGAGCATTAAGGTTAGAAGTACTTCAAATGTTCATCAGATAGCAAGTCTTTGTGATTTGGTAATTGTAGGCAATAGTCTTCAATTGATGTAA
- the LOC139862549 gene encoding uncharacterized protein, with amino-acid sequence MILTDLFIITVLIIVLPLEGNLASRSLISSQESCIKASRSCKLKNLAACLTSSQSDSHGEINLFVLNNGENPLNVTIMILPDNKTVEEIVLSSHIMQKVNFSSDVNLRSTIALNSSDGDCVIQAEPAAAVPAPAPEHENHYQKYYSYEKYITLTNCVYLVILVIIVGGVMTIFKLRTPGRHLDGVPYHELEMGKSKSVSPLNLEEDQKEIWDQDWDDDWGDEKPVKSVGNDLVMINEANGLTAKLPNSNGSRKEWVD; translated from the exons ATGATCCTTACCGATTTGTTCATCATCACAGTTTTAATCATCGTTCTACCTTTAGAGGGTAATTTGGCTTCTAGAAGTTTAATAAGTTCTCAAGAATCGTGTATCAAGGCTTCTAGAAGTTGCAAGCTGAAGAATCTAGCTGCATGTTTGACTTCATCTCAATCTG ACTCTCATGGAGAGATCAACCTCTTTGTCCTGAATAACGGTGAAAATCCGTTGAATGTGACAATTATGATTCTTCCTGATAACAAAACTGTTGAGGAGATCGTTTTGTCAAGCCATATAATGCAGAAG GTCAATTTTTCTTCGGATGTCAACTTAAGGTCTACAATAGCATTGAATTCTAGTGATGGTGATTGTGTAATACAAGCTGAGCCTGCAGCTGCAGTACCAGCACCTGCACCAGAACACGAAAACCACTACCAGAAATATTACTCTTATGAAAAGTACATAACTCTAACCAATTGTGTGTACCTAGTAATCCTAGTAATTATCGTAGGAGGCGTTATGACAATTTTCAAATTGAGAACTCCGGGTAGGCACCTTGATGGGGTCCCATACCATGAACTCGAAATGGGAAAGTCAAAATCCGTTTCACCCCTAAACCTTGAAGAAGATCAAAAAGAAATTTGGGATCAAGATTGGGACGATGATTGGGGTGATGAAAAACCTGTTAAATCTGTTGGTAATGATCTTGTAATGATCAATGAAGCAAATGGTTTGACTGCAAAACTTCCAAATTCTAATGGAAGTAGAAAGGAATGGGTTGATTAG